Genomic segment of Gouania willdenowi chromosome 17, fGouWil2.1, whole genome shotgun sequence:
CAAAGGCGAGGGCCATTTATTACCGCTTGCGGctatatttcaactttactcttgatttgcccaaaattattttcttcatcaaaattggccctgaTCCTCTTCCTTAATGAGGAGGTGAATTTAGTGGAAACTAATTTGTTCTACAGGCTATGTCAAACCTTTTAGGTTCTGGGCCACAGAAATCCTCTTTTGATCTCATGTTGGTTAGACCTGAACAATCCTGGAATTTCCTAGGCTCAAAAGATGCAGTTTCTGGATGGTAATCAATCTAGAATTAAAAGTAATTCCAATCCAAATGGCTGTTAATCCTGCAAATTTCACTTTGAACAAAAATTGCTTTTTGGGTTAGTTGAGCCACATACTCAAACTAGCCACAAGTTGACAGGGTTTGCAGGACTGGATTCTTTAAAATTTTGATTGAGCTTTGTAATTATTAAATGGCTTCATAAACCGAAGAAAGTTAGAattaaccaacaaaaaaaacaaacaaaaaaaaacaagcaaaacatttAGATCTTGAGTCTGGCTTTAATATCTTGTGTCTGAACCATAATGCCAATACTCCTGAATGTAGCGTAGactaaaatagtttaaaaaggcTGTGATTTAATAATATTTCACTTGCTgacttttgaaataaaataaagtagacAATTTGGTTGATGAAATATTCAcagttaacttcaaataaacaaagttgaTGATTGAATTATGACCAGATACTTTGTTGCATCATTGGCTGTTGCCTATAGCTACAAATTAAAATTTCATCTTAGAGCTAGACTCAGTTATTGAATTAGTTAAAACTGTTAGACTGCAATTTAAAAATAGCAAAATCACTGAGGGAAAGCAAGGCTTAAGATAAATAATTTAACTATCtaagaattaaaaataatttaaatgaaactgGATCGATTTGTGTAGGCTAACAGCCAGCAAGCTGAGTAAACAGTTAACtcaaagaaaatacatttatatcacaTCCACATAATCTTCGCACATGACTGATTTACACTTAGTTCCATATGTGAGCGTTGATATCTGGGTTATTACATCTGCAGGAGACAAAATAGGCCAtttgacatacagtatacatgATGCTCAAGTTAAAGGCTCATTTATCTCTATCCATATGTGCACCTACAGTATGTGTTAATTAGGCCATCTTCGCCACAGTGAGGACAGGGGAGCTCTGAAGTGAGGCTCTTGCTTTCTACTTCTTACATGCCCTCTGGTTGTGCATTGAAGCGGGAGTTAGGGCAGGCCGACACAAAACAGTGTTTTGAGGTGAACACCAACAAGCTGCACCCAAGGAGCCCTTCcctttctgcaactacacaaaacttgccatattttaacctatttataagcatttttctacattactcccatttctgccacttctccatcaaatttcaatgcctttcctgcacgttttatcttcatcttcaatacatttttggcacttataaaccttttttttacaccacttttccaacctaatgttgcatatgttgacccattattgtaatgtttaacctcttttcaacaaattcaggcttatttttgccaatttaacaacattcacaagttgtcatgcccattatttgccagtttaaactaattgttccaactttttccgaccacttttaagccaatttctgtggtttttaaaataccatttcatcaccttttccaccctttatgtcacttttgacctattttatttctgattaaaacaaagattaataataataataataataataaataaaataaaataaaataaaataaaataaaataataataataataataataataataataataataataataataataataaccatatACAGTgaatattcagataaataaatagatgtggttatcacagattcatagaacaaaagaccatcattttgctgactttatggatgggccccaaaacgCTATCGCCGTCTCCatatgactgttctttaatgttcatctCTGTGTTaaaccaccttcagatacagtgggggtcccttcattttgggggtcgcaggctgaaaTGGTTAAGAACCAATGTTGTAAAATACTGATATTCCTACAGCATACTGAAGTGTCACTTCTTACACATTAGGATGAGTTAGTCTGACGTTGAGTGCAGTGCTCACTTTACTTAGTGAGGCACTGAGCCAAGCAAAGTtggaaacattgtttttaaatgatgtcAATCACCCACGGTAGCAGCCTTTGAATTCTCATCCCTCTGCTGGGTTGGCTAAGAGAACTTCATCCTCCTCCAATGTTATTCTTGCTCATTCTATCTCACAACCCATTGTTCTCTGAGCTcctgttattttctttaaaaataaactcagtTGTACTGAGACAGAAACTCCATAATGGTTTAATTCCCATGGACAAAATGTTGGTCTTTGCTAAAACAAAACTGATATAGAAGATCACAATTTATGCCAATGTGAACCATAAGACTATACATGAACATAAAAGCAGGCGCCACTGCTTTTAGCTCCTGTATTGGATTagttttcatcatgttttacTTATCTGTTGGGGTGACATTTTGGGGTATAACCTGAGACAATGATACTAATCACAGAAGAGCTAAAATAAAGAGAATAAACCTGGTAAGGTgatgcaaatgtatttgtaaagcacattttataaatgactaaaagcgaaaaatttacaaaacattaaaacagcAACCCGGTGACTGAACAAGCGGTTCAGACAATGGATGGATTGATTAAAacagagtttaaaaaataacaataatatatatttttttaaatattaaagactttaaaaatctccctctcagtcattaACAGCAGAGAACAGGAGATTTCTTAActtagattttaaaatgtgtcagaAGTGAATTGTTGGAGGACCCAAATGCAGCGGGCACGTTCGCAAAATCAGTACATGTTTGTTGTTGGAAACTGAAAATGagaaagtagaaaataaagattGACTTATCTGGAAGTGGGAAGGTGCCACAGCACGGGGGCAGAGAATATGATGTTAAAGACAAAGAACCAGCACATATTAAACTCATTTACAATAGAAAAGGTGGCCGATTTGAATGAAGCACACTTGAGTGCAAAACAAGATGGAGCCTAATCAAagacacaagcaggaatacctaAAAGCACAGAAAGACAAGAATGAACAAAGATGCCAAAACAAGGTCACCAAGAAAccaaaagctaaacatgtacaaaataaaCAGGCACTGAACAGAATATTACAAACTAAATGAGGAAACCACATGgcttcaaaacaaaacacaacctTGCAGAGACCATGACAAAATGTTTACATGCGaagctgacttcagctctgctggcagtttgttccacttctttgcagaattacaactaaaagctgccttgccatgttttctgtgaactctgggctccacgtTTTATCCTGAAGTgttcatagatagatagatagatagatagatagatagatagatagatagatagatagatagatagatagatagatagatagatagatagaaaacCTGGCATGATACCTGGCTAACATCTCACTGCcggattctggaccaaacccattcagaGATTTATACATCAGCAGTATAACTTGGCAACAactgcaaaatctttcctgcaGTTATGACACCCTTTAAAATCATTGCAGTTTTTGTGGTTCACTTTTGTTGAGGAGAGCATCACTGATAGGCTACTGATCACATTTCATTGACAAGAAACAattccaagtgatgtgtcagaATGATATCAATAATTCACGGTGATTTGTTAACAAGAGACCTAATGTGAAGGAGAGCTAGCTTTAAAGAGTTTAACTGGGACACTGGTGAAGTCTTTGGTTGACATGCTATTCTAACATAATCATTAAGTAAATAAGCTGGTAGTTAGAGACAATTGAAAAAATCTTCTTGGTATACAAAGGCTGTGGCTCAGTCTCCTGAGTCAGAATGTTGTCTACTCCCTCGTCTGTATATGTCAGAGACCCCACCTCCCCGCGTTTTTCTCCTCCCCTCCTCTCTCAGTTTCTGGCTAAGGAATCCCAGACAGCATTTAATTGCAGAGTGCTAAAGCTTGACTTCAACTAATGAGCTCCGGACCAGAGCTGGGACTGttttaggcatttttttttaaagaccgGAACGTATGGAGCCCTTCCCCAACAATGGCTGGAATTCAAATGTTGAAGAGAGAATGGAATTTCAAATTCAGGTACAGTGAACTAAGTGAGAGGATATAGTAGAGACAAGAGGCAGGGTAAGAGttggagaaagagaaaaaagcaCAGGAGGGGAGGAGAGGAAACGGGAAATACACTGCCCGAGAGAGAAAAAGAACGAAGGAGGCTGGAAGCCTGCAGCAGCAAATGAGACAGAAGAACGAGGCAGAGAGGtaggagagagacagagagggaGGTGTAGAGGGGCCCCGTGTAGGAGAGAGGGAAGAAGAAGTAAGAAAAAGTTAGGAGAAGTAAGAAGAGAAAGGTTTGGAAAAGTGTGGAAGCAAAGATTTAGGACTAgaggagagaaaaagaagaaaacaacagaCAGGAAGGAAAGGGAGGGAGACGTTATGAGTAAAAAAAGACCAggagaaaagttttttttgggAAGACGCAGATGAGGAAAACAGAGGAACCGAATCACTGGGCTGCTGAAAGcttggagggaaaaaaaacagttgacttttgaggtgttttttttccccccactaTTCTTTGGAATTCTTTGGAAATGTACGCAGAGGGCACAAAAAGTACGGGATACAATGGCTTTCTTCCACAAAACAACACCTCCATCCCCTGTCGTTGCCAGCAATGCGCACGTTATGAACAGTCGTGGGGCCATCACGGTGCGCAAGGGTGCCAACCAGCACCAAACAGACAGATGGACCACCCATCACTTGACTGTAGGAGTGACATCCAGTCTAAATGGGTTAAGGACGTTGAAGGCAACTCTTTTGCAGTGGACCGAGTTGAGAGAAGCCATTATTGCAGCCCACAGAGAAGGCCTATGTCTACAGGACCAGACCCTTACAGCCACCCTCATGAACCAAGCCAAGTTTGTCCTTGGACTTTGAAACATACCCAGTGGAACTACCACCCAGAGCCTATGTTGAGGAACTATTCATATGCCAGAGAACCGTGCTGCTGTGTGATGCACAATGACACAAGGACACTCTCTTTTATTGCTGGAATACCACATCCTCTTCCTCATctacaggtcaaaggtcaggggAACAGTGCAAGGAAGGGTGTCAGGTATGTCAACTTAGATGAGGAGGTGGACTGTGGATGCAGCAATGAGAACTATTATAAGGTCCCACACAACTCAATGCTATGCCATCTGCAATTGCCCAATGGCCATTATGGATCAAAACATgtgttttttgaggaaaaagagGAAGGAGATACCCATCAGGAGGAAAGCAGATTAAAGGGTGGATCTGAGGAAGGCACTAATGGATGTGGAGGATCACACAGAGGGTTCTTTCCCACAGAGATCCCACAAATGCACTTAAAACAAAGGAGGCGGATGAGGTCCTCGACACCTTCCTCCACAGGCATTATGAAATCAGAGCCTCCCAAATCAGAAATCAATGGCCACCAGCACCAGTGTTCAGAGGTGGTGAAGcagaggaggagccaggatttgGTGAGGGATCAAATCCGACAAGTGGTGACTGATCTGGAGGATGTGTTGGGTGGTTTGAAGCAAGTTCACATCGAAATGAAAGAGGTAGGAAGGTCTGTTATTATAGATATTTAATCCTTTTGTTTACATCAGGTGTGCCAACACAGACGTCCATTTCAGCTACGTAATTCTATGTGTACAATTAAATGTACAAAGCTTGGATGCATAGACTGGACGAGACACgacagagagtgtgtgtgtgtgtgtgtgtgttcctctgagcgcatttttatgattatttgtgACTGACTGCATTGTTTGCGACTCAGACTTAATCTCTTATTGAAGGGTGAGGGGGTTGAATACAATTTGCATTGACATTTTGCAAAATGCTGCAGAAATCGACACCTTTCCACtagcagataaaaaaaaaaaaaaaatgctttgaaaaCGTAAATGATACCTTTACACTTATAGCATCCATTTCACATTTGACCTTACTCATCCGTGCAAGGTCTTTTGCTTTAAttactagaaataaaaacttatgtaaaatgtaaaaataaataagacaatAAAAGAGGAAAGTGAGAGCTAGGGGATGCCCTAAaacaaaaagtttgaaaatggCAGTGTTGACTCAAGAAAGACCTTTTGTCAGAATACAGCGTAGGGATCCGTTTCAACGCAGAGGTCTACGCGTAGCTAGAGCGTCGACATGATGCATAAATCGCACTTCATTCTAATTCTAGCAATCAGTCTTGACCTCAAATGGGTCATTTCTCTAGCATTATCCTCTCACAAACCTTTTGGCTTTTAACATTTGCCCCAACCTTTGTTTTAACCTTAACTACCCCTTAAATAGAAACAAGTGATACGACACCTGTGTTTAACGGTGAGATCAAGCATTAAGCAATAAATCTGGAAACTCGAGAACCCTACGAGACATGCCCAGGTCTACCCATTGACTTTAGCTCAATCTAAACATTCAGTATGGCTGCTTTAGAATTCTATTCTGAACCCTAATCAAGCCAATAACATCCAATATATCATTTACCTCCATCTTGTCAGTGCTTTATCTTTGGGCATCCATACCAAACAGGAAAACTGAAAAGTTGATCCAGCATTTCACAATTAAACAGCCCTAACCCTAAGGATCATCAGGCGTAACTACAAAAGATTAGAGACAATAAAAGCAAGGCtttaaacatgtggactgtGTCTAAGATGATGTTAGATTTCCAGACTATTCactttctttattgtcatttaggtGGTTGACCAGATTGATCGCCTCACAGCCAATATCGACCTCAGAGAGGAGACTCCCTGCATCACCCATGGGTCAACAGATGACTTACAGGACACAGCTCATTCTGGAGTGCCCAGTGTGTCTCAGCTGACCGCTCACAGACTAATGTCACCCAATGCAATGCAGCATGCTGATGAAGACCACATCATTCTCAGAACTCACTCTCCCTCACCTGTTCACATGGCGTCGGTTGTAAAGACAAATCGTTTCTCCCCACCCGGTCTTAACAAGGACACAAGCAGCAAAAAGCTGGCCTCTAATGGTCACCCATTTCATCGGTGCTCAAACCACACAATTCAAACCTATAGAGAGCCCCAACCACAAACCTTAGAACCTAAGGTTATTATACAGAATGGCACCGCCAATTCTAAAACTCAAAAGCCACCACTGTATCCTCAAAATGGTCGGTGTGGGAAAGGATCCCACCTACCCCAGGCTGTAAGAACCTCTGTCTACCCAGGAAAAGGCTGCCAGAGCACCAGCATGGTGTAGAGGAGGGGGTGCGGTCAGTCCCAGTGCCATGGGGGCTTGAAACATGAGACCCTGCTTTTAGGGAGTTGAGGTCAGAGAGGAACCAGGCAGGGAAACAACTCATGGTAagttccagggcacttcccttCTCTCTTTCTCCTTTTACTGTGTTGATGTTTTCGTCAGTGCTTGCAGCTGATGACGTTTCCTGTGTTTACTAGTGGCTTAGCCTTCAAAGTCAGTGAATGAACTGCTGTGTTGCCTCCGCCCTGAGGAGATGAATGCGTttgatgtgtgcatgtgtgtgccgtgtctgtgtgtgggcgGTGGTGAAGGAAGCATTactgtgtgcttttttttttttttgatgtcaCATGATGTCTCAATCAGCTctacagcaacaacaaaaaaaaaagcagtgaaaaaaaatgaactgaaGCAATGTTTGATTGGAACATGTGGCTCGAATCAGACAGTAAGGTTAAAAAGTTGAGGTTAAATTCAGTTTTGAAAAGTGTGTCAGGGGAATTTCAGAGCTTGCAGAGCCATGTTCTGAAAAGTTGTGAAACATTTTTAActataactaaaaaaatacaggCAAGTTTTGTTTAagttgtttaaatttttttttttttaaataaatccattGTTTTTGGTTCTCGGTTTGTTAAATCCGTTAAATCTGACACCAATCTTGAGTTGAATGTTTTTCTGCAGCACAATAAGTCATAATTTCTTGGCAGACGTTTAGTGGTTTCTGGCAACAGGAGACCTCAGTCATTCAgctgcagtcatgtgacacaaaaacagcctcaTTAGATTGAGAATAGAGTACAGTTTACGGAAAGTGGCTGATGAGAATAAATCAAGCCTTTCTTGTTTCACATTCAGAGTTATCATTACCACACGTTAACAAGAAGCACACTTAGTACCTTGAGGACAGATGCCGCAATGGCTGAGGGGGAAAACATATACCTTTACAGATGCTGCAGTGACAGATGTACGTGTTTCTCTTCTTCCCTCTTGAGCAGAGCGTGCGTTACTACAATATATTTTTCTGCTCTCTACAAATTGGTCAAGA
This window contains:
- the LOC114479773 gene encoding uncharacterized protein LOC114479773, whose amino-acid sequence is MYAEGTKSTGYNGFLPQNNTSIPCRCQQCARYEQSWGHHGAQGCQPAPNRQMDHPSLDCRSDIQSKWVKDVEGNSFAVDRVERSHYCSPQRRPMSTGPDPYSHPHEPSQVCPWTLKHTQWNYHPEPMLRNYSYAREPCCCVMHNDTRTLSFIAGIPHPLPHLQVKGQGNSARKGVRYVNLDEEVDCGCSNENYYKVPHNSMLCHLQLPNGHYGSKHVFFEEKEEGDTHQEESRLKGGSEEGTNGCGGSHRGFFPTEIPQMHLKQRRRMRSSTPSSTGIMKSEPPKSEINGHQHQCSEVVKQRRSQDLVRDQIRQVVTDLEDVLGGLKQVHIEMKEVVDQIDRLTANIDLREETPCITHGSTDDLQDTAHSGVPSVSQLTAHRLMSPNAMQHADEDHIILRTHSPSPVHMASVVKTNRFSPPGLNKDTSSKKLASNGHPFHRCSNHTIQTYREPQPQTLEPKVIIQNGTANSKTQKPPLYPQNGRCGKGSHLPQAVRTSVYPGKGCQSTSMV